DNA from Peromyscus eremicus unplaced genomic scaffold, PerEre_H2_v1 PerEre#2#chr22_unloc_1, whole genome shotgun sequence:
tggactgggtgggacacagcaAAACTTCAGTTACATGAGGTGGAGATTCCAGCCCTGTGCAGCTCAGGCCTGAGACAGGGTctacaaagccacaggcaagtggttttgtcatgaattcatgccccacAAGTTGGACTCCagatgttgttcaaatcttagatgttctttaaataaaaaactcagagccagatatcagggtataagttgaaagatcagagaagcagagcaagtcacaactaccacctattacctcaccaattTTACAAATCCTCTGattgaaatcctctgagtcttcacccaaaagggtcttaactgaactgctttagttcctgtttcctcatgccttatatacctttctccaccctgtcatcacttcctgggattaaaggcatatgtgcttcccagtactgggattaaagctgtgtgccaccactgcttggcctctatgtctaatctagtggctggctctgtcctctgtagctagagttttcctgcctgacccatagttaggacaaatctctctcacctgccagtcccacagccactcagacccaaccaagtaaacacagagacttatattgtttacaaactgtatggccatggcaggcttcttgctaacttttcttacagcttgaattaatctatttctataaatctataccttgccatgtagctcgtggcttaccggcatcttcacatgctgtttctcatcgtggcagctggcagtgtctctctgactcagcctttcacttcccagctttattctcctccttgtcctgcctatacttcctgcctagccaatggccaatcagtgttttatttattgactaattagcaacacatttgccatacagaacatcccacagcacttccctttttttttttttcaaaaaggaaggttttaaccttaacaaaataaaattacatataatttgggaatttaggcatagcttctcttactacttcctgctggaggggggcactgtatcttatggggacacaaagaaaattttaggattatggaatagtccatgagggtgtatcatctgagccagatgccttcaaaccattctggatgttggatcatctgggccatggtgtcatcggagacctttcagggggtcttggctggtcaaacctcatgtatcttaatctggaacaaatccatagcctctggctttctgtgggtacaaaagcagagactcttttccaaagtaacatattcttatatccaaattttgaagtcaaggtacctttaaaatatacattttggcataactcaatagcttttacaatcaaatgtttttctgcagttaaaaatcccaaagacaacacaatccagattctctgtgtaatattcatctttatgtagcttattttttatattaactttactgtctctttaaagactttattttttaaaactatgtatttgtttatataactttatatatcaccttttttgtctctttcaagcttatgtatattttacacaattgtaaactattacatctgaatctgtcttattatgaatctattgctttaagctgcagcagctgtggctgctggctccgcccacctcagcttctcaacatggctggtacgtttaccaccagctctgggagctatcctgggtctatgcttttatccaagcagtgtgtagcccaaaaacctcttttttttggttttgtactagcaaagtctaaatccaccatgcagcttaatgtgccacttgcagaggcctcattcctgccatacagcaggtcgagcacacacgctaggaacccacaagtagctcaaaccagcagctgccgctcatttgagagagacaattaggaagctgtttttagctccattttagaatcttttttctcagtttttaggtggaaactcttgccaccacgttggacgccatttgtagctagagttttcctgcctgacccacagttaggacaaatctctctcacctgccagtcccacagccgatcagacccaaccaagtaaacacagagacttatattgtttacaaactgtatggctgtggcaggcttcttgctaacttttcttacagcttaaattaatccatttctataaatctataccttgccacgtggctcatggcttaccagcatcttcacatgctgtttctcatcgtggcggctggcagtgtctctctgactcagccttctacttcccagctttattctcctccttgtcccgcctacacttcctgcctagccaatggccaatcagtgttttatttatgactaattagcaacacatttgccatacagaacatcccacagcagtcctctgatcctcaggcaagtttattagggtacacaatatattaccacatgaGACACAGTAGAATACTTAATAAATATTCTTATAGAGTGCTAAGATTGGACTCGTGTAAGGTAAActccagaaaataaataaaatacatctgcTTCTACCATCTAATCCCAGAATCCAAGCTTATGACTTTTAAGCTTTGATGACTGCAATAATGGTAAGTTTTTAACCTCAGGTATGCAGATACCATTCATAGTTTCCCCACTAAGAGTCTTTTTAGGGCTCTTTTTACATCTTGATTCCTCAGACTGTAGATGAAGGGGTTCAGCATGGGGGTGATCACTGTATACATCACTGAAGCTGTTGCACTTGCTTGTGAGCTGTGGTTTGCAGCAGAACTGAGGTACACTCCTAGGCCTGTGCAGTAAAATAAGGAGACAAGGGAGAGATGAGATGCACAGGTGAAAAATGCTTTGTACTTCCCCTGAGCCGTGGAGATTGCACgtatagaagacactatcttggAGTAAGAGTAAAGGATGCCAGAGAGAGGAACAGTAGCCAATAGCACAAGTGCAAAATACATGACCACATCATTAAGAAAGGTGTCAGAACAAGTGAGCTGGGCCACCTGATTCAATTCACAGAAGAAGTGTGGGATTTCCAAGTCTTTGCAGAAGGACAGCCGCAAAACCATCATACTTTGTAATAAGGCATGAAGGACACTTACAATCCAAGATACCAGAaccagaaatccacagagtctgtggCTCATGATGCTAGTGTAATGCAGGGGATGACAGATGGCTACATAGTGGTCATAGGCCATTACAGCCAGGAGGAAGTTGTCCAATTccacaaaaatcagaaaaaagtACATCTGGGTGATGCAATCTGCATAGGTAATGGTTTTTCTCTTAGTCTGAATATTCACCAGCATCTTTGGGACAGTAGTGGAGGTAAAACAAATGTCCACAAATGACAGGTTAGAGAGAAAGAAGTACATGGGCGTGTGCAGGTTGGCATCCAAGATGATGGCCAGAATGATGAGCAAGTTTCCAGCTACAGTGATCAAGTACATGGAGAGGAAAAGGCCACATAAAACAGGCTGCAGGTCTGGGTCCTGTGAAAATCCCAATAGAACAAATTCTAAAAGGCGTGTGTTGTTTCTTGGCTCCATGTGCTTTATGTCACTATGGCAAAAAAGCAACATGAGAAATATTCATGAAAACTGATGTCACTGAAAGGAATAAACAATATAATTTGTATGCTACAGCAAatacatttcttaattttattcaaGGCTCTGCTACCTCACAGGACATCTCTAGTGCTGTTACTGATTAGGAATCCCTGTCTTACACTGAAGCATTTCCCTGAGAGGTCACAGATTTCATGAGAAATTGTTTCTTAAGGTTGAGTAATTTGTATTGACTGTCACCCCTGTTCTAAGTGTTGTCTCCACAGTGACCAGAGGCTGCTAGGAAACGGGAGTTTCCACATATCAATGACACGCAAAAAAAAGACATCCAGATAAAGACATTAGCtgtatattatttttatctataaaCACATATTCTCATATAGACAAAATAACCAGATGATATGAATTAAATATTTCTGGTCTTTGTAAAAAGTATTTATACCTCTGTAGAATTCTTTTGAAATAAGTAATAATATGACATGAAAGATGGTGAAGGTATTATGAAGAAAAACATGTATAAAGGAATGAATATACGGAACCATGTGTGAGGTGTTGGGTCTGTGACCACATGGGTATACTAAGCACACTTTCAATAATATGTATCATCAACACccagaaataattattttttatagaTACCAAGACATTGTTGGCAGAGAAGATGATCTAAGCAGAGACCAGCAAGCCAGACAATCTGAGGCCAATAGCAAGAGATCAACCCaagtggt
Protein-coding regions in this window:
- the LOC131900665 gene encoding olfactory receptor 1078-like, with product MEPRNNTRLLEFVLLGFSQDPDLQPVLCGLFLSMYLITVAGNLLIILAIILDANLHTPMYFFLSNLSFVDICFTSTTVPKMLVNIQTKRKTITYADCITQMYFFLIFVELDNFLLAVMAYDHYVAICHPLHYTSIMSHRLCGFLVLVSWIVSVLHALLQSMMVLRLSFCKDLEIPHFFCELNQVAQLTCSDTFLNDVVMYFALVLLATVPLSGILYSYSKIVSSIRAISTAQGKYKAFFTCASHLSLVSLFYCTGLGVYLSSAANHSSQASATASVMYTVITPMLNPFIYSLRNQDVKRALKRLLVGKL